From the genome of Lotus japonicus ecotype B-129 chromosome 6, LjGifu_v1.2, one region includes:
- the LOC130724237 gene encoding cell division control protein 48 homolog C-like isoform X2: protein MRRRNALQETLRRRVEACKSTHATAAEIVKHLRFTYSADYHRTKRQTLTRLVHEALQSTTTAAAAANTPTTRKLVHDDDGVDECRKKRRKTDEGEVRLQIVEASVPRDSERGLVRLKTNLRELYKGTVTKNVELEMGNSRKATSTVNEGEVEVKGKRFRDFGGMKKVLERLKREVLLPLCHPKEWRMLGHKPEVSGVLLHGPPGCGKTELAHAIANETRLPLYPISATALVSAGSGSSEANIRDLFSKAYKTAPSIIFIDEIDAIASKRENSQHGMENRMVSQLLTCMNQSVLDSESSSSVLVIGATNRPDAVDPALRRPGRFDCEINIGIPDESAREDILSVLTRGLLIEGPIDLKKLARSTPGFAGADLVCLVKIAGKLAMLRIVDERYVMREFLEDWLMESWSREERDKLALKMSDFEEAIKVVQPSTRREGFSSIPNVKWEDVGGLDSLRDEFEDFIIGRIKDPELYECFGSDHLETGFLLYGPPGCGKTLIAKAVANAAGANFIYIQGPELLNKYVGESELAVRTLFSRARTCAPCILFLDEVDALTTRRSLEGGRVTEGLVNQLLTELDGKEQRKDVYVIGTTNRPEAVDRAILRPGRLGKHLYVPHPSPEDRVKILKALARDTRLDAGVDLNVIGRMEACENMSGAELRALMGEVERDARREVRAGTNTTRTIKTHHFDAAFSKISASKSDKVTCFQVGSF, encoded by the exons ATGAGGAGAAGAAACGCGCTGCAAGAAACCCTTCGCCGCCGCGTTGAGGCCTGCAAATCCACACACGCCACCGCCGCCGAAATCGTGAAACATCTCCGCTTTACTTACTCTGCTGATTACCACCGAACCAAGCGCCAAACTCTAACGCGACTTGTTCACGAAGCTCTTCAATCCACTACCACCGCGGCCGCTGCCGCCAACACTCCTACAACACGGAAGCTCGTTCATGACGACGACGGAGTTGATGAGTGTCGAAAGAAGCGGAGGAAAACAGATGAAGGTGAAGTGCGATTGCAAATTGTGGAAGCGAGTGTGCCGCGCGATTCGGAACGTGGTTTGGTCAGGCTGAAGACAAATTTACGGGAGTTATATAAGGGTACAGTTACAAAGAATGTTGAATTGGAGATGGGTAATAGTAGAAAGGCAACTAGTACTGTGAATGAAGGTGAGGTTGAGGTGAAGGGGAAGAGGTTTAGGGATTTTGGTGGGATGAAGAAGGTTTTGGAGAGATTGAAGAGGGAGGTGTTACTGCCACTGTGCCATCCCAAGGAGTGGAGAATGTTAGGACATAAGCCAGAAGTATCGGGGGTTTTGTTGCATGGACCTCCTGGCTGTGGGAAGACTGAACTGGCTCATGCTATTGCTAATGAGACTCGTCTTCCTCTCTATCCCATTTCAGCTACTGCCTTGGTGTCTGCAGGCTCAG GTTCATCTGAAGCGAATATTAGAGACCTTTTCTCTAAAGCATACAAAACTGCTCCCTCAATTATCTTTATTGATGAGATTGACGCAATTGCTTCAAAAAGAGAGAATTCACAGCATGGGATGGAGAATCGAATGGTTTCACAGTTACTTACTTGCATGAATCAATCAGTTCTTGATTCGGAGAGTAGTAGCTCTGTTCTTGTAATTGGAGCTACAAATAGGCCAGATGCTGTTGACCCTGCCCTTAGAAGGCCTGGTAGATTTGATTGTGAGATTAATATAGGCATTCCTGATGAATCTGCTAGGGAGGACATACTTTCCGTGCTAACTCGCGGTCTTTTAATCGAGGGTCCGATTGATCTAAAAAAGTTAGCTAGGTCTACGCCAGGATTTGCTGGCGCAGATTTGGTGTGTCTAGTTAAAATAGCGGGCAAGTTGGCGATGTTAAGAATAGTTGATGAAAGGTATGTCATGAGGGAGTTTCTTGAAGATTGGTTGATGGAGTCTTGGTCACGTGAAGAAAGGGATAAGCTTGCCCTCAAAATGTCTGATTTCGAG GAAGCTATCAAAGTTGTACAACCGTCAACAAGAAGAGAAGGGTTCTCTTCCATTCCAAATGTAAAGTGGGAAGATGTTGGTGGGCTTGATTCGTTAAGAGATGAGTTTGAAGACTTTATTATAGGCCGTATTAAAGATCCTGAACTTTACGAG TGCTTTGGGTCCGATCATCTTGAGACTGGATTTTTGCTTTATGGACCTCCAGGTTGTGGTAAAACACTGATTGCCAAAGCTGTTGCCAATGCAGCAGGAGCTAATTTCATTTATATTCAG GGACCTGAACTACTAAATAAATATGTTGGAGAAAGTGAGCTTGCAGTTCGGACATTGTTTAGTCGTGCAAGGACATGTGCACCTTGTATACTTTTTCTCGATGAG GTGGATGCTTTGACAACCAGACGTAGTTTAGAAGGTGGACGGGTTACTGAAGGACTAGTGAACCAG TTGCTGACCGAGTTAGATGGAAAAGAGCAGCGGAAGGATGTTTATGTGATTGGTACAACAAATAG GCCTGAGGCGGTGGATCGCGCTATTTTACGGCCTGGTAGGCTTGGAAAACATCTTTATGTTCCTCACCCAAGTCCAGAAGATCGGGTTAAGATATTGAAAGCTCTTGCAAGAGATACGCGCCTTGATGCCGGTGTGGATTTGAATGTCATAGGAAGAATGGAAGCTTGTGAAAACATGAGTGGTGCTGAACTTAGGGCACTG ATGGGCGAAGTGGAAAGGGATGCTCGTAGAGAGGTAAGGGCCGGAACTAATACAACCCGTACCATCAAGACACATCATTTTGATGCAGCGTTCAGTAAAATCTCTGCCTCTAAGTCAGACAAG GTGACATGCTTTCAAGTTGGCAGCTTCTGA
- the LOC130724237 gene encoding cell division control protein 48 homolog C-like isoform X1 — MRRRNALQETLRRRVEACKSTHATAAEIVKHLRFTYSADYHRTKRQTLTRLVHEALQSTTTAAAAANTPTTRKLVHDDDGVDECRKKRRKTDEGEVRLQIVEASVPRDSERGLVRLKTNLRELYKGTVTKNVELEMGNSRKATSTVNEGEVEVKGKRFRDFGGMKKVLERLKREVLLPLCHPKEWRMLGHKPEVSGVLLHGPPGCGKTELAHAIANETRLPLYPISATALVSAGSGSSEANIRDLFSKAYKTAPSIIFIDEIDAIASKRENSQHGMENRMVSQLLTCMNQSVLDSESSSSVLVIGATNRPDAVDPALRRPGRFDCEINIGIPDESAREDILSVLTRGLLIEGPIDLKKLARSTPGFAGADLVCLVKIAGKLAMLRIVDERYVMREFLEDWLMESWSREERDKLALKMSDFEEAIKVVQPSTRREGFSSIPNVKWEDVGGLDSLRDEFEDFIIGRIKDPELYECFGSDHLETGFLLYGPPGCGKTLIAKAVANAAGANFIYIQGPELLNKYVGESELAVRTLFSRARTCAPCILFLDEVDALTTRRSLEGGRVTEGLVNQLLTELDGKEQRKDVYVIGTTNRPEAVDRAILRPGRLGKHLYVPHPSPEDRVKILKALARDTRLDAGVDLNVIGRMEACENMSGAELRALMGEVERDARREVRAGTNTTRTIKTHHFDAAFSKISASKSDKQRFFFTTGNGQRG, encoded by the exons ATGAGGAGAAGAAACGCGCTGCAAGAAACCCTTCGCCGCCGCGTTGAGGCCTGCAAATCCACACACGCCACCGCCGCCGAAATCGTGAAACATCTCCGCTTTACTTACTCTGCTGATTACCACCGAACCAAGCGCCAAACTCTAACGCGACTTGTTCACGAAGCTCTTCAATCCACTACCACCGCGGCCGCTGCCGCCAACACTCCTACAACACGGAAGCTCGTTCATGACGACGACGGAGTTGATGAGTGTCGAAAGAAGCGGAGGAAAACAGATGAAGGTGAAGTGCGATTGCAAATTGTGGAAGCGAGTGTGCCGCGCGATTCGGAACGTGGTTTGGTCAGGCTGAAGACAAATTTACGGGAGTTATATAAGGGTACAGTTACAAAGAATGTTGAATTGGAGATGGGTAATAGTAGAAAGGCAACTAGTACTGTGAATGAAGGTGAGGTTGAGGTGAAGGGGAAGAGGTTTAGGGATTTTGGTGGGATGAAGAAGGTTTTGGAGAGATTGAAGAGGGAGGTGTTACTGCCACTGTGCCATCCCAAGGAGTGGAGAATGTTAGGACATAAGCCAGAAGTATCGGGGGTTTTGTTGCATGGACCTCCTGGCTGTGGGAAGACTGAACTGGCTCATGCTATTGCTAATGAGACTCGTCTTCCTCTCTATCCCATTTCAGCTACTGCCTTGGTGTCTGCAGGCTCAG GTTCATCTGAAGCGAATATTAGAGACCTTTTCTCTAAAGCATACAAAACTGCTCCCTCAATTATCTTTATTGATGAGATTGACGCAATTGCTTCAAAAAGAGAGAATTCACAGCATGGGATGGAGAATCGAATGGTTTCACAGTTACTTACTTGCATGAATCAATCAGTTCTTGATTCGGAGAGTAGTAGCTCTGTTCTTGTAATTGGAGCTACAAATAGGCCAGATGCTGTTGACCCTGCCCTTAGAAGGCCTGGTAGATTTGATTGTGAGATTAATATAGGCATTCCTGATGAATCTGCTAGGGAGGACATACTTTCCGTGCTAACTCGCGGTCTTTTAATCGAGGGTCCGATTGATCTAAAAAAGTTAGCTAGGTCTACGCCAGGATTTGCTGGCGCAGATTTGGTGTGTCTAGTTAAAATAGCGGGCAAGTTGGCGATGTTAAGAATAGTTGATGAAAGGTATGTCATGAGGGAGTTTCTTGAAGATTGGTTGATGGAGTCTTGGTCACGTGAAGAAAGGGATAAGCTTGCCCTCAAAATGTCTGATTTCGAG GAAGCTATCAAAGTTGTACAACCGTCAACAAGAAGAGAAGGGTTCTCTTCCATTCCAAATGTAAAGTGGGAAGATGTTGGTGGGCTTGATTCGTTAAGAGATGAGTTTGAAGACTTTATTATAGGCCGTATTAAAGATCCTGAACTTTACGAG TGCTTTGGGTCCGATCATCTTGAGACTGGATTTTTGCTTTATGGACCTCCAGGTTGTGGTAAAACACTGATTGCCAAAGCTGTTGCCAATGCAGCAGGAGCTAATTTCATTTATATTCAG GGACCTGAACTACTAAATAAATATGTTGGAGAAAGTGAGCTTGCAGTTCGGACATTGTTTAGTCGTGCAAGGACATGTGCACCTTGTATACTTTTTCTCGATGAG GTGGATGCTTTGACAACCAGACGTAGTTTAGAAGGTGGACGGGTTACTGAAGGACTAGTGAACCAG TTGCTGACCGAGTTAGATGGAAAAGAGCAGCGGAAGGATGTTTATGTGATTGGTACAACAAATAG GCCTGAGGCGGTGGATCGCGCTATTTTACGGCCTGGTAGGCTTGGAAAACATCTTTATGTTCCTCACCCAAGTCCAGAAGATCGGGTTAAGATATTGAAAGCTCTTGCAAGAGATACGCGCCTTGATGCCGGTGTGGATTTGAATGTCATAGGAAGAATGGAAGCTTGTGAAAACATGAGTGGTGCTGAACTTAGGGCACTG ATGGGCGAAGTGGAAAGGGATGCTCGTAGAGAGGTAAGGGCCGGAACTAATACAACCCGTACCATCAAGACACATCATTTTGATGCAGCGTTCAGTAAAATCTCTGCCTCTAAGTCAGACAAG CAAAGGTTTTTTTTCACTACCGGTAATGGTCAAAGAGGTTAA